The Glycine soja cultivar W05 chromosome 6, ASM419377v2, whole genome shotgun sequence genome has a window encoding:
- the LOC114415928 gene encoding uncharacterized protein LOC114415928, producing the protein MTLKSPKAIWDYLKEEYAGDDRIRSMQVLNLRREFELQRMKESETIKEYSNKLLSIANKIKLLRSDFANSRIVEKILVTVPKRYEASIASLENTKDLSKITLAEVLHALQAQEQRRLMRLDISCCRRCFARQTS; encoded by the coding sequence ATGACTCTTAAATCACCCAAAGCAATTTGGGATTATCTGAAAGAGGAATACGCTGGAGATGATAGAATACGAAGCATGCAGGTGCTAAATTTAAGGAGGGAATTTGAGCTTCAAAGGATGAAAGAGTCAgagacaatcaaagaatactcaAACAAATTGTTGAGTATTGCCAACAAGATAAAGTTGTTGAGAAGTGATTTTGCTAATTCGAGAATTGTAGAGAAAATTTTGGTAACGGTGCCGAAGAGGTATGAAGCATCTATAGCTTCATTGGAGAACACAAAGGATCTGTCAAAAATCACATTGGCAGAAGTGCTACATGCCCTGCAAGCTCAAGAGCAGCGAAGGTTGATGAGGCTAGATATATCGTGTTGTCGAAGGTGCTTTGCCCGCCAAACATCATGA
- the LOC114416601 gene encoding exocyst complex component EXO70B1-like isoform X1, whose protein sequence is MVFMLIMINIQSWLQKPKVWRFVCFFSSVVGLLCYAFSSSFNNLFGKWTWWKILLYIGFSFIICLTVLFAKVWECSTSPRVEAHMAFFILMITSVYAFFFDKEVKGKPDAYSLVSCAAFAIMSLALSRLSHFGFEVDLLHFFSGVLTIQLMKIKLWLVIVGGSFSYSLIILRSSLVAPRSGYHGLQDRDHDHVVIEFGSHSQSQGTRTSPSVTQVDSPQAIVSVAQEADPPPENEDQGLLVTQSQGNSDSEDNSNIVAQFMSCIGTLKKENQNLILTIFKHVDEFLKADYVIKDHNIQLLKLHKDDNLVADSLPSEIIKDLRESTRLMVTTGLKEECLHVYSTCRREFLSEILSALEELNMKDIDEVAKMRHAIKVMCVANRIVLPNERRLCEKVFEGFIHCEDLYPALGRIDVFQFWKNPVLPVIDAVRLWESIGIQPPIYRINESRFDDLLYLTYSVKEQASVPSGRNYRISIDVLDYIEILYQNWRGLFKTMLDKEGKLLYGHIAMITDLLDSSLEAISKNYNDPSLGYLFIINNRRFIEISAKRRGLSPIFGDDWLRKNTAKFQQNLELYQRSSWSKILNILKLDINESEPNVAAKLMKNKLCSFNEHLDDICNTQATWSVLNEELREQIIKSIENILLPAYGNFIARLQDFLGNHAFEYIEYGMFDIQDRLNNLFLVRM, encoded by the coding sequence ATGGTCTTCATGTTGATCATGATCAATATTCAGAGTTGGCTGCAGAAGCCAAAGGTATGGAGATttgtgtgtttcttttcatcTGTTGTTGGACTGCTCTGTTACGCTTTCAGCTCTTCTTTCAATAATCTATTTGGAAAGTGGACATGGTGGAAGATATTACTTTACATTggttttagtttcattatctgcCTTACTGTCTTGTTTGCAAAGGTTTGGGAGTGCTCCACCTCTCCTCGGGTGGAAGCTCACATggccttttttattttgatgatcaCTTCTGTGTATGCTTTTTTCTTCGATAAAGAAGTGAAAGGGAAACCAGACGCATATAGCCTTGTTTCATGTGCTGCATTTGCAATCATGTCTTTGGCTTTATCAAGATTGAGTCATTTTGGTTTTGAGGTTGATCTCTTACACTTTTTCAGTGGAGTCCTAACAATACAACTCATGAAAATAAAGTTATGGTTAGTCATTGTTGGAGGGAGTTTCAGTTATTCCCTCATCATTCTTCGTTCCTCTTTGGTTGCTCCAAGAAGTGGGTATCATGGACTCCAAGACCGAGATCACGATCATGTAGTCATTGAATTTGGTTCACATTCACAATCGCAAGGAACCAGAACCAGTCCTAGTGTTACTCAAGTGGATTCGCCCCAGGCTATTGTATCTGTGGCACAAGAGGCTGATCCCCCTCCAGAAAATGAGGATCAAGGATTGTTAGTCACTCAATCACAAGGCAACAGTGACAGTGAAGATAATAGTAATATAGTGGCGCAGTTCATGAGTTGTATAGGCACTCTTAAGAAGGAGAATCAGAACCTTATCCTCACGATATTCAAGCATGTAGATGAATTCCTTAAAGCTGATTATGTCATTAAGGACCATAATATTCAATTGCTCAAGTTGCATAAGGACGACAACTTGGTGGCGGATTCCTTGCCATCTGAAATTATTAAGGACCTTCGTGAAAGCACAAGGCTGATGGTGACAACAGGGTTAAAGGAGGAATGTTTACATGTGTACAGTACATGCCGGAGGGAGTTTCTGAGTGAGATTCTATCCGCATTGGAAGAGCTCAACATGAAGGACATTGACGAGGTGGCGAAGATGCGGCATGCCATAAAAGTTATGTGTGTAGCTAATAGGATTGTACTACCCAATGAAAGGAGACTCTGTGAAAAGGTCTTTGAAGGGTTCATTCACTGTGAGGATTTGTACCCTGCATTAGGAAGAATAGATGTGTTTCAGTTCTGGAAGAACCCTGTATTACCCGTAATAGATGCAGTCAGGTTGTGGGAGAGTATAGGCATTCAGCCTCCAATATACAGAATAAATGAGTCCAGGTTTGACGACTTGTTATATCTTACTTATAGTGTTAAGGAGCAGGCCAGTGTTCCCAGCGGCAGGAATTATCGGATTAGCATTGATGTGTTGGACTACATTGAGATTTTATATCAGAATTGGAGAGGTTTATTCAAAACCATGCTTGATAAAGAGGGAAAGTTACTGTATGGACACATAGCCATGATTACAGACCTATTAGACAGCAGTTTGGAAGCCATCTCCAAAAATTACAATGACCCTAGTTTGGGTTACCTTTTCATCATCAACAATAGGAGGTTCATAGAGATAAGTGCAAAACGGCGAGGATTGAGTCCTATTTTTGGCGATGATTGGCTTCGAAAAAACACAGCAAAATTCCAACAAAACCTTGAACTCTATCAAAGAAGCTCGTGGAGTAAGAttctgaacattttgaaactgGACATCAATGAGTCAGAGCCTAATGTTGCAGCTAAGTTAATGAAAAACAAGCTTTGTTCCTTCAATGAACACCTTGATGATATATGCAACACTCAGGCTACCTGGTCTGTTTTAAATGAGGAGTTAAgggaacaaataataaaatccaTAGAAAACATCTTGTTGCCTGCATATGGAAACTTCATTGCGAGATTGCAGGATTTTCTTGGTAATCATGCTTTTGAGTACATTGAGTATGGAATGTTTGACATTCAAGATCGACTCAATAATTTGTTTCTTGTAAGAATGTAG
- the LOC114416601 gene encoding exocyst complex component EXO70B1-like isoform X2 produces MKIKLWLVIVGGSFSYSLIILRSSLVAPRSGYHGLQDRDHDHVVIEFGSHSQSQGTRTSPSVTQVDSPQAIVSVAQEADPPPENEDQGLLVTQSQGNSDSEDNSNIVAQFMSCIGTLKKENQNLILTIFKHVDEFLKADYVIKDHNIQLLKLHKDDNLVADSLPSEIIKDLRESTRLMVTTGLKEECLHVYSTCRREFLSEILSALEELNMKDIDEVAKMRHAIKVMCVANRIVLPNERRLCEKVFEGFIHCEDLYPALGRIDVFQFWKNPVLPVIDAVRLWESIGIQPPIYRINESRFDDLLYLTYSVKEQASVPSGRNYRISIDVLDYIEILYQNWRGLFKTMLDKEGKLLYGHIAMITDLLDSSLEAISKNYNDPSLGYLFIINNRRFIEISAKRRGLSPIFGDDWLRKNTAKFQQNLELYQRSSWSKILNILKLDINESEPNVAAKLMKNKLCSFNEHLDDICNTQATWSVLNEELREQIIKSIENILLPAYGNFIARLQDFLGNHAFEYIEYGMFDIQDRLNNLFLVRM; encoded by the coding sequence ATGAAAATAAAGTTATGGTTAGTCATTGTTGGAGGGAGTTTCAGTTATTCCCTCATCATTCTTCGTTCCTCTTTGGTTGCTCCAAGAAGTGGGTATCATGGACTCCAAGACCGAGATCACGATCATGTAGTCATTGAATTTGGTTCACATTCACAATCGCAAGGAACCAGAACCAGTCCTAGTGTTACTCAAGTGGATTCGCCCCAGGCTATTGTATCTGTGGCACAAGAGGCTGATCCCCCTCCAGAAAATGAGGATCAAGGATTGTTAGTCACTCAATCACAAGGCAACAGTGACAGTGAAGATAATAGTAATATAGTGGCGCAGTTCATGAGTTGTATAGGCACTCTTAAGAAGGAGAATCAGAACCTTATCCTCACGATATTCAAGCATGTAGATGAATTCCTTAAAGCTGATTATGTCATTAAGGACCATAATATTCAATTGCTCAAGTTGCATAAGGACGACAACTTGGTGGCGGATTCCTTGCCATCTGAAATTATTAAGGACCTTCGTGAAAGCACAAGGCTGATGGTGACAACAGGGTTAAAGGAGGAATGTTTACATGTGTACAGTACATGCCGGAGGGAGTTTCTGAGTGAGATTCTATCCGCATTGGAAGAGCTCAACATGAAGGACATTGACGAGGTGGCGAAGATGCGGCATGCCATAAAAGTTATGTGTGTAGCTAATAGGATTGTACTACCCAATGAAAGGAGACTCTGTGAAAAGGTCTTTGAAGGGTTCATTCACTGTGAGGATTTGTACCCTGCATTAGGAAGAATAGATGTGTTTCAGTTCTGGAAGAACCCTGTATTACCCGTAATAGATGCAGTCAGGTTGTGGGAGAGTATAGGCATTCAGCCTCCAATATACAGAATAAATGAGTCCAGGTTTGACGACTTGTTATATCTTACTTATAGTGTTAAGGAGCAGGCCAGTGTTCCCAGCGGCAGGAATTATCGGATTAGCATTGATGTGTTGGACTACATTGAGATTTTATATCAGAATTGGAGAGGTTTATTCAAAACCATGCTTGATAAAGAGGGAAAGTTACTGTATGGACACATAGCCATGATTACAGACCTATTAGACAGCAGTTTGGAAGCCATCTCCAAAAATTACAATGACCCTAGTTTGGGTTACCTTTTCATCATCAACAATAGGAGGTTCATAGAGATAAGTGCAAAACGGCGAGGATTGAGTCCTATTTTTGGCGATGATTGGCTTCGAAAAAACACAGCAAAATTCCAACAAAACCTTGAACTCTATCAAAGAAGCTCGTGGAGTAAGAttctgaacattttgaaactgGACATCAATGAGTCAGAGCCTAATGTTGCAGCTAAGTTAATGAAAAACAAGCTTTGTTCCTTCAATGAACACCTTGATGATATATGCAACACTCAGGCTACCTGGTCTGTTTTAAATGAGGAGTTAAgggaacaaataataaaatccaTAGAAAACATCTTGTTGCCTGCATATGGAAACTTCATTGCGAGATTGCAGGATTTTCTTGGTAATCATGCTTTTGAGTACATTGAGTATGGAATGTTTGACATTCAAGATCGACTCAATAATTTGTTTCTTGTAAGAATGTAG